A region of Lycium barbarum isolate Lr01 chromosome 3, ASM1917538v2, whole genome shotgun sequence DNA encodes the following proteins:
- the LOC132630075 gene encoding zinc finger protein JACKDAW isoform X2 produces MMSGDLFSIHPHQQQQQQQQQQQQQQQQVLEPNPNPKANASSKKRRNLPDPDAEVIALSPKTLMATNRFICEICNKGFQRDQNLQLHRRGHNLPWKLKQRNKLEIVKKKVYICPEKTCVHHDPSRALGDLTGIKKHFSRKHGEKKWKCEKCSKKYAVQSDWKAHTKTCGTREYKCDCGTLFSRKDSFITHRAFCDALAEESARITSVGTTNNLNFNQQLQPNLPSGISQIGTSFSQDFSGNNSMHPQQQKPRLSLWLSHQASQLHNNMSATSSNLFGSPSPTVLPDHQISNVFGASSIGNQMPWTSSIDKNTPAPSNSSTLSSMYSDNNNQNNQPKSSTPMSATALLQKAAQMGSTKSSPNFFTNTFGVMNSASSTSPSSNTQMFNTMTQNYNNQTDNELNGCPNLSSNNANSKAINMDGAFGMHTQGVHFNLDNSLTRDFLGMGNEGGGPFLSQELAKFASMSSAMGLSHYSNGGH; encoded by the exons CTTCTTCCAAGAAAAGAAGAAATCTTCCAG ATCCAGATGCTGAAGTTATTGCACTTTCACCCAAAACACTTATGGCTACAAACAGATTCATATGTGAAATCTGCAACAAGGGTTTTCAAAGGGACCAAAACTTGCAACTTCATAGAAGAGGACACAATCTTCCATGGAAGTTAAAGCAAAGGAACAAACTAGAAATAGTTAAGAAGAAAGTATACATATGTCCAGAAAAAACTTGTGTTCATCATGATCCTTCTAGAGCACTTGGTGACCTTACTGGTATAAAGAAACATTTTAGTAGAAAACATGGTGAGAAAAAATGGAAGTGTGAGAAATGTTCAAAGAAATATGCAGTTCAGTCAGATTGGAAAGCTCATACAAAGACTTGTGGGACTAGAGAGTATAAATGTGACTGTGGAACTCTCTTTTCCAG GAAAGATAGTTTCATTACACATAGAGCTTTTTGTGATGCTTTAGCTGAAGAAAGTGCAAGAATCACTTCAGTGGGAACTACTAACAATTTGAACTTCAACCAGCAATTACAACCCAATTTGCCTAGTGGAATTTCCCAAATCGGGACAAGTTTTTCACAAGATTTTAGTGGGAATAATTCTATGCATCCTCAACAGCAAAAACCAAGATTATCACTTTGGTTAAGTCATCAAGCTAGTCAACTTCATAACAATATGTCAGCAACAAGTTCAAATCTTTTTGGTTCTCCAAGTCCAACTGTATTACCAGATCATCAAATCTCAAATGTCTTTGGTGCATCATCAATAGGTAACCAAATGCCTTGGACATCATCAATTGACAAGAATACCCCTGCACCATCAAATTCCTCAACTTTATCTTCTATGTACTCTGATAATAATAACCAAAATAACCAACCAAAATCTTCAACACCAATGTCAGCTACAGCCCTTTTACAAAAAGCAGCCCAAATGGGCTCAACCAAAAGCAGCCCAAATTTCTTTACCAACACATTTGGTGTAATGAACTCTGCTTCATCAACTTCACCCTCATCAAACACTCAAATGTTCAACACTATGACCCAAAATTACAACAACCAAACAGACAATGAGCTTAATGGGTGTCCAAATCTGAGTTCAAATAATGCTAATTCTAAGGCAATCAATATGGATGGGGCATTTGGAATGCATACTCAAGGTGTTCATTTCAACTTGGATAATAGTCTTACTAGAGATTTTTTGGGCATGGGAAATGAAGGGGGTGGGCCATTTTTGTCACAAGAGTTAGCTAAGTTTGCTTCAATGAGTTCAGCTATGGGATTAAGCCATTACAGTAATGGTGGTCACTAG
- the LOC132630075 gene encoding zinc finger protein JACKDAW isoform X1, with protein sequence MMSGDLFSIHPHQQQQQQQQQQQQQQQQVLEPNPNPKANASSKKRRNLPGTPDPDAEVIALSPKTLMATNRFICEICNKGFQRDQNLQLHRRGHNLPWKLKQRNKLEIVKKKVYICPEKTCVHHDPSRALGDLTGIKKHFSRKHGEKKWKCEKCSKKYAVQSDWKAHTKTCGTREYKCDCGTLFSRKDSFITHRAFCDALAEESARITSVGTTNNLNFNQQLQPNLPSGISQIGTSFSQDFSGNNSMHPQQQKPRLSLWLSHQASQLHNNMSATSSNLFGSPSPTVLPDHQISNVFGASSIGNQMPWTSSIDKNTPAPSNSSTLSSMYSDNNNQNNQPKSSTPMSATALLQKAAQMGSTKSSPNFFTNTFGVMNSASSTSPSSNTQMFNTMTQNYNNQTDNELNGCPNLSSNNANSKAINMDGAFGMHTQGVHFNLDNSLTRDFLGMGNEGGGPFLSQELAKFASMSSAMGLSHYSNGGH encoded by the exons CTTCTTCCAAGAAAAGAAGAAATCTTCCAGGTACACCAG ATCCAGATGCTGAAGTTATTGCACTTTCACCCAAAACACTTATGGCTACAAACAGATTCATATGTGAAATCTGCAACAAGGGTTTTCAAAGGGACCAAAACTTGCAACTTCATAGAAGAGGACACAATCTTCCATGGAAGTTAAAGCAAAGGAACAAACTAGAAATAGTTAAGAAGAAAGTATACATATGTCCAGAAAAAACTTGTGTTCATCATGATCCTTCTAGAGCACTTGGTGACCTTACTGGTATAAAGAAACATTTTAGTAGAAAACATGGTGAGAAAAAATGGAAGTGTGAGAAATGTTCAAAGAAATATGCAGTTCAGTCAGATTGGAAAGCTCATACAAAGACTTGTGGGACTAGAGAGTATAAATGTGACTGTGGAACTCTCTTTTCCAG GAAAGATAGTTTCATTACACATAGAGCTTTTTGTGATGCTTTAGCTGAAGAAAGTGCAAGAATCACTTCAGTGGGAACTACTAACAATTTGAACTTCAACCAGCAATTACAACCCAATTTGCCTAGTGGAATTTCCCAAATCGGGACAAGTTTTTCACAAGATTTTAGTGGGAATAATTCTATGCATCCTCAACAGCAAAAACCAAGATTATCACTTTGGTTAAGTCATCAAGCTAGTCAACTTCATAACAATATGTCAGCAACAAGTTCAAATCTTTTTGGTTCTCCAAGTCCAACTGTATTACCAGATCATCAAATCTCAAATGTCTTTGGTGCATCATCAATAGGTAACCAAATGCCTTGGACATCATCAATTGACAAGAATACCCCTGCACCATCAAATTCCTCAACTTTATCTTCTATGTACTCTGATAATAATAACCAAAATAACCAACCAAAATCTTCAACACCAATGTCAGCTACAGCCCTTTTACAAAAAGCAGCCCAAATGGGCTCAACCAAAAGCAGCCCAAATTTCTTTACCAACACATTTGGTGTAATGAACTCTGCTTCATCAACTTCACCCTCATCAAACACTCAAATGTTCAACACTATGACCCAAAATTACAACAACCAAACAGACAATGAGCTTAATGGGTGTCCAAATCTGAGTTCAAATAATGCTAATTCTAAGGCAATCAATATGGATGGGGCATTTGGAATGCATACTCAAGGTGTTCATTTCAACTTGGATAATAGTCTTACTAGAGATTTTTTGGGCATGGGAAATGAAGGGGGTGGGCCATTTTTGTCACAAGAGTTAGCTAAGTTTGCTTCAATGAGTTCAGCTATGGGATTAAGCCATTACAGTAATGGTGGTCACTAG